The segment GTGAGAGCGAGCCTCTGCCGTACTTTTTAATGTGGAGGTCTGATACAATATTAGAGACAAATTTACTCCCTTTGTTCCAGCCTTTTTTCCAGATCCAGGAGTCGCTGGTTTAAAAAATGGATCTCCTTGGGGCTGGTGATCCGACCGCTGGTGAGAAGTCCCCCTATGAGCATTTGGGCGCTTTCCAGCTCCCCCATTTTTTCCAGAATTACCCAATCCAGTTGCCGAGCCCATTCCGGTACCTGGGAACCGGTGGCATGTTGACTGACGGCCCGGGCATAGCGCAGCGCCAGTGGCAGATCATTCAGCTGGTGGCGGGCAACAATAACAGCGTGGGCCAGCCATGGCCAGCGACGCTGGGGATCGTCCAAAAAACGATCATAAACATACTCCAACATGACCCTTTTCTTTTCAGGGATATTCACCTCCCCATAGAGTCTGCTGGCACTCATGAAAGGATACTGTCCTTTCGGATCCAGCGCAATAATTTGGTCCAGCCACAACATGGTACGCTGGTAGTCGAGCTGGTGAAAGGAGATACTCACGCCGGACTGATAATCAAATGCCTGCAACCAGAGCATCAAGGCCTTGGCCAGGGTGATCGGCTCCCCCAGTGACGCCAATTGCAGGTAGGCGGAGGAGGGGGGGACTGGCAGATCTTCGGCCTTGGCTTCCGGGAGAGGTTGCAGGCTTTGCCAAAATATTTGTACGGCAAGCCCCAGAACCAGCAGCAGAAAAACCGAACTTGGCACTCTATTCAGTGAGCGTACCTGCATCGACTTTCAGCTCCCTTGATAAGGTTCCTCCCTTTATGTCGGTTTATCTGGTGCAATTCTTTAAATGTTTTTTCGATAAAGATCAAAAAGGGCCGCCCCACACAGCAGGGCCAGATAAATCACGGTTTGCCCAAAGATATGTTGTATTTCCAACCAGCTGCCAGTGCCATATACCAACCATTCGGTCTGAGTGAAACGATCCAATCCCGGTAAAACCAGGGCGATGGCGCCAATCATTTCATTCATAAACTGCATCCAGAGGCTGTTCGAGCCCATGATGGGGCCTTGGCCGACCTGTTGCAGACTGGTGATGGATCTGCTGAGCAGATAAATCGCCAAAACAGCGCTGAAGGCTGGGGTGACCTGATTGAAAGTCAGCAGCGTCAACAGACACAAGGCGATGACGATCAATAGTTCGGCCAGCAGGGAAATCCCCCAAAAGAGCACCATCTCCCCAGCCGAATAGGGTAGCAAGGCTGCTGAAAAGAGAGTGACCATGGTCAGAACGGTAAAAGTATAGCCGATCAGCTTGCCAAAAAAATAGCTGCCTCGGGGGATGGGCAGGGAGAGGATCAACTCAAGCCCCTTGTCATTCAACTCCCGAACCAGACTGTTGAGCACTACCAGGGAGGTCAATATCACCGCACCCAGACGCAGGTAGGCTCCCAAAATGGCACTCTGAATCTCTTTTACCTCGGTGAGCGCCAGGGTGCCGGCAAATTCCGCCAGCATGAAGCCTCCAAGCACCACCACCGTCACGATCCATAAAAAGCGGTTTTTCCACCCCTCCAGAGCGGTATAACGAGCCAGGGTCCAGACCGATCCGATCACGGCAGCTTACCCACATCCACCAGCTGTTTTTTCAGGGCGCTGGCTGAGATCCACATCACCATGTCGTCAAACTCATGACCCTGGACATTGCTGAAAACCCGGTCGATGAAAACGTTGTCGTCATCATTCTCGATATCGTTTTCCACCTCATCGGATTTCCGACCACCAGGCAACGAACCCACTCTGACTGGTTGAGCCCCTTGGGAAATGACAATTACCGGAACGTTGGCGGCCAGGAGTCCTTCCACATCTTCAAAAATGTCGGAATCATCACAGGCTCCGGCATCGTTACAGGCCTCCTCGCTTTCCCAAATCTGGATGTCGCCATTGCAGAAGGGTCCATCCCCCCCTGTGATATCGACAGGTATGATACCAGTGGCCAAAGAGATGGTGGATTGTGAGGGAGGGGAGTCGCAGTTGACAGAGGTCATGGTCGGGGATTTTGCCGTGTCTTCCCCTATCTCATCTGCAAATTCACCGGTGACCTGATAAATAAAATTCCGACCCCAGGCATCTACTCCTGTGACACCCAAGTCCAGATAAGGAAGATCGCCGTTGACTTCAAGAGAAAACACTCCGCTGATACCGTCATAGACGCCACAGCGGATTTTGTTGGGGGTCACGTTGGCTGTGTCATCCTGATCGCGGTTTTCATAGCCATCGGCATCGGTATCCGGACAGGGGAGGCGACCGTTGGCCAGGAAAAAGCCGAAAAGAGCATCCCGAATCTCTTCCATGGTGCGTTCGGTGCGGGAGCGGTAGACATTTTCCATCTGGGTGCCCATGGGCGTGAGGGCCATCCCCACCATCAGGCTGAGAATCACCAGCACCACCGCCACTTCAATGAGGGTGACCCCGCTCATGGATGTCATGCGTTGTTTGTCAAAAGTATCCATCAGGGTTCCTCCCGGTTTATCGGGTCTATTCTCCAGGGCAGAATTCAGCTTCGGTGGCATCATCGGTTCCCATCAGGGTTCCTCCCGGTTTATCGGGTCTATTCTCCAGGGCAGAATTCAGCTTCGGTGGCATCATCGGTTCCATCCAAACAGGCCACCCGGTCGTTGAAAGTGTCAGTGAAAATTTTGGTAAAATCAAAGTTTAACGTCGTTGAAGCGGTCAGATTGTTATCCTCAAGATAGTTTTCGATTACTATCGTAGCCCCCAGCACTGAACGATCCTGTTCAGGGCTGGTATCGTCTAGTTCTTCCCCAGCCAATATCACTACAGCCTGGTAATCGGTTGAGCCGCTATTAATCTTCAGACAATTCATTCCACAACCGGTGACAGCAGTGCCGGGATCAAATCCTGCTGTTAATTGAAAAAACAGGAGATCCTGCCAAGCATTATCGTGGATCCATCCCCCCGATAAGAGATCCGTGCACTCCGATCGTGTTGCCCAGCCACTATCCATAGCCGGGGAGTCAGGTGTCGCCGCAGCACAGTCGGCAACGTCATCCACATTGAGGGTATCCAGAGGCAGACGGCCGAAATAGGTTCCACAAACGCCATTATTATCCCCATTGGCAACCGGGGCTGCCCAGGGATATTTCCCACTATTATCCGCAGCAAATTGGGCCAGGCACACCTTGGCGGATTTTAAAACCCGTTTTTCCACCGCTGTCAGGATTTCATCCCGGCTGATGGTGAGCCAGAGGTCGTTGAACTCCTCCTCGGCCTCCAACGGATAGGTAACAGCGCCCTCAATCGTGTCACCGACTGAAATATATTCCAGATAGTTGGACCAATCCAATAGGTCGTCATCCGTCACCCGGAATTGATCAAGCTCTGCCACTCCAGCACCGGGAGAAAAGATGACCGCAACGATATCCTCCCCCATATCATCCGCTTCTGTACTGCTGTTAATCGTCGGTTCGCTCAAGGAAAATTCCATGGCGAGGGCGTACCAGACAACCTCACCTTGGACATCTTTTACATCCCGCTCGTTGAGCCCCAGATCTTCCCAGGGTAGGCGCCCAACGTAGAGGGTAGGACCGGTATCAGTCGCACAAACACTGCCATTGTTGTCACCATATCCCGGGCCATCGGCATCCTGGTCAAAATCCAGATCCGGGCAGGGCAGCTCCCCTGGCCGGGTGTCGTTGGTGGCCGCATAGATAATCAGCGCCTCCTTGACCTTTTTCAAAACTTCCAGGGAGACCTTGTTGCGGTTCCAGCGAAGGGATTCGGTGGGGAGCGTGTGGAGGACGAGGGCAGTGCCCGCCATGGTCATGATGATCATCAGCATGAGGAGCGCTACCCCTTGCTGGGATCGAAAATCTTTCCCAGGGGGGAGGCTGGGGCCGGGTGCTGAGGCCATGCTCACTCCTTCGTTGTCGACACGATCCGCCATACGGTTCAGTTTAACATACTCCTGCCAGGGCTCGTTGATAAAAAATGACCGGTTACTCCCCTCAAGCAAGCCCCTCCATCCACTTCCTGAATCTTGACCAAATCGGCAGCCGCTTGATAACGCTCACCTGAAAAACAGTTGGGTTTAACACCCCCAAGGCAGACCAAATGGATGACAAAAAAAAGATGCGTCCAGTGGTCCCTGATTCAGCTGTTAAAAAGGTGTATCAGCCCATTCCATCAAGCCTACCCTGCAGTTCAGGGCGTTTTTTGCATTCCTTGCAGCAGTTTATTGATCTGTTCGATCCCCTTGTGATCAGCAACAATCCCCTGCAAGAGCTTTTCATCGGGATTCATGGGAGATTTGAGGCGATTATTAGACTCTTGCTGGGCAGTCAATTCAGCCTGGAGGCGTCGCTGCTGCAAGAGATTTTCCTTGTAGACCTGATAGGTCTCCAGCACCGAGCCACTGATACGATCCATCGCCTGCCCCGGCTTCAGACGCACCTTGGCGACGGCATCCGGCAGGTCCAGCCAAACCCGTGAATCCCATTGATTCTTTTTGGAAAGGCTCAACCAGTCGGAAGCCTTTTTATCGGCCAGCTTGTATTCCTCGCCATTGATCCAAACCGTGGGTTGGGAACCCTCCATCCAGAAAAGTCCGTCAAAGGAGACCAGCCCCCGGCTGTCACTCTCCTCGTTGCTGGTCACGGACTGCCCGGATTGCACCATACGCCGGGTAAAGTCAAGACGGGAGCGCTCCCCCGGAGTGGTGAAAAAGCGCCTGAGTTCCAGGGTTTCAGCTTGCGCCTGGAGGGGGAAGAGGGATGCCAGGAAAAATCCTGCCAGGAACAATCCCATCCGTCCCGCCATGGAGAGTCCGGTCGAGGGAGGCAGAGTAGACCCGTTATTCCAGAATGAAGGCGCACTCATGAGATTTGACCTTCTTTGGAAAGCTTGATGAAAAACCAGCGCAAACGGCACTGTCCCGAAATGTTGGATTCGGTGGAGTCAGGTTGAATCTGT is part of the Magnetococcales bacterium genome and harbors:
- a CDS encoding ABC transporter permease, with the protein product MIGSVWTLARYTALEGWKNRFLWIVTVVVLGGFMLAEFAGTLALTEVKEIQSAILGAYLRLGAVILTSLVVLNSLVRELNDKGLELILSLPIPRGSYFFGKLIGYTFTVLTMVTLFSAALLPYSAGEMVLFWGISLLAELLIVIALCLLTLLTFNQVTPAFSAVLAIYLLSRSITSLQQVGQGPIMGSNSLWMQFMNEMIGAIALVLPGLDRFTQTEWLVYGTGSWLEIQHIFGQTVIYLALLCGAALFDLYRKNI
- a CDS encoding type II secretion system protein yields the protein MDTFDKQRMTSMSGVTLIEVAVVLVILSLMVGMALTPMGTQMENVYRSRTERTMEEIRDALFGFFLANGRLPCPDTDADGYENRDQDDTANVTPNKIRCGVYDGISGVFSLEVNGDLPYLDLGVTGVDAWGRNFIYQVTGEFADEIGEDTAKSPTMTSVNCDSPPSQSTISLATGIIPVDITGGDGPFCNGDIQIWESEEACNDAGACDDSDIFEDVEGLLAANVPVIVISQGAQPVRVGSLPGGRKSDEVENDIENDDDNVFIDRVFSNVQGHEFDDMVMWISASALKKQLVDVGKLP